In one Nostoc sp. KVJ3 genomic region, the following are encoded:
- a CDS encoding PAS domain-containing sensor histidine kinase produces MGKVARMLMATQFTTVQRWWRQTFDAPASDETTTLYTAWRNRFLWQRLRLWLWLALICLLSFTLRDIYGLFFPFKELQQQPEGLRDQHLVINIAMLLSILICFALHKTKLGRQRPDLLFLGSSWSISLASQLFATLSGFALPDSIGWSLLFLSQAVLMPVCWIIHLLTQVSVLIYYFGVNTALGLKTPIPEHPEIYNVTFILYIFWFCVICDIGVYLYDRLQRSEFYARQELESAYHKLKVAEAKYRTIFENAVEGIFQSSPDGRYITANPALARIYGYSLAEEVTANSTNIEKLYVDPNRRAEFVRLMEKYGSISEFESQIYRRDGSIVWISEKAYAVRDEKGKLLYYEGLIEDITQRKQTEEELRVFFHAVSHDLRNPVLGTLMVLKNLLAHPEENISISRSILERMIQSSDRQLSLINSLMEAHVGEVQGVVLQRQPVQLLKVVEAAIVDLEPLLEQNQATLTNLVSADLPLVNADPTQLWRVFSNLIVNALKHNPPGLLLTINATRKDDKIYCTVSDNGVGISQQQSARLFDLYFRGASIRNSVSLGLGLYLCKQIINAHGGEIGVNSALDAGATFWFTLLIT; encoded by the coding sequence ATGGGCAAAGTTGCTCGGATGCTAATGGCTACTCAATTTACAACAGTGCAAAGGTGGTGGAGACAAACCTTTGATGCACCAGCAAGCGATGAAACCACTACTCTTTACACAGCTTGGCGTAACCGTTTTTTGTGGCAGAGATTGCGTTTATGGTTATGGCTGGCCTTGATTTGTCTGTTGTCTTTCACTTTGCGAGACATTTACGGCTTATTTTTCCCATTTAAAGAGTTGCAGCAGCAGCCAGAAGGACTCAGAGATCAACACCTTGTAATTAATATTGCAATGCTTCTGAGTATATTGATCTGCTTTGCCTTACATAAAACAAAATTAGGTCGTCAGCGTCCAGATTTATTATTTTTAGGATCTTCTTGGTCAATTAGTTTAGCATCGCAGTTGTTTGCAACTCTTAGTGGTTTTGCACTACCCGATAGCATCGGCTGGTCACTGCTATTCTTGAGTCAAGCTGTGTTAATGCCAGTATGCTGGATTATTCACTTGCTGACTCAAGTAAGTGTGCTAATTTACTATTTTGGTGTAAATACGGCACTTGGGCTAAAAACACCAATCCCCGAACACCCAGAAATATATAATGTAACGTTTATTTTATACATTTTTTGGTTTTGTGTTATATGTGATATCGGTGTTTATCTGTACGATCGCCTACAACGCTCTGAGTTTTACGCCCGTCAAGAACTAGAATCTGCTTACCACAAACTCAAGGTTGCAGAAGCTAAATATCGCACCATTTTTGAAAACGCTGTGGAAGGGATTTTTCAAAGCAGTCCCGATGGACGTTACATTACGGCAAATCCTGCTTTAGCACGGATTTATGGCTACTCCTTAGCGGAGGAAGTGACAGCAAATTCCACTAATATTGAAAAATTGTATGTCGATCCGAACCGTCGCGCCGAATTTGTGCGCCTAATGGAAAAGTATGGCAGCATTTCCGAGTTTGAATCCCAAATTTATCGCCGAGACGGGAGTATTGTCTGGATTTCGGAAAAAGCCTACGCAGTCCGTGATGAAAAGGGAAAACTGCTTTACTACGAAGGTTTGATTGAAGATATTACCCAGCGGAAACAAACTGAAGAAGAATTACGAGTATTTTTCCATGCAGTTTCTCACGACTTACGCAACCCAGTGCTGGGTACTTTAATGGTACTGAAAAATTTGCTTGCACATCCAGAGGAAAATATTTCCATTTCCCGCTCAATTTTAGAGCGGATGATTCAAAGTAGCGATCGCCAACTGAGCTTAATTAATTCCTTGATGGAAGCTCATGTTGGCGAAGTACAAGGTGTTGTTTTGCAGCGTCAACCTGTACAATTACTGAAAGTAGTGGAAGCTGCGATCGTAGATTTAGAGCCATTGCTAGAACAAAATCAAGCAACCTTGACAAATCTAGTATCTGCTGATTTGCCATTAGTGAATGCCGATCCGACACAACTATGGCGAGTTTTTTCTAACTTGATTGTTAATGCTCTGAAACATAATCCCCCTGGATTGCTCTTGACAATCAATGCTACCCGTAAGGATGACAAAATTTATTGTACAGTCAGTGATAATGGCGTGGGAATTAGTCAACAACAAAGCGCTCGGCTTTTTGACCTTTACTTTCGGGGTGCAAGTATCCGCAATTCTGTAAGTTTGGGATTAGGCTTGTATTTATGTAAGCAAATCATCAATGCTCATGGTGGCGAAATTGGCGTAAACAGTGCATTGGATGCAGGGGCAACTTTCTGGTTTACATTACTAATTACCTGA
- a CDS encoding PAS domain S-box protein: MAMITLSIMPIAYISKGLRVDEIVKSPYKLDFPTDKITLLETVAANLPGMIFQIRQRQDGSIFIPYISSGCEYLYELQPEAVQADFQVLYKLIHPQDIKAFTESIAVCSNTLTPWHWEGRIITPSGKLKWIQGTSQPQPQKEGDLLWDGLIIDITDRKQVEAKLQESEARYQAILDAIPDLMFRISRDGEYLDLKSEGANVTLSREEIVGKHVKELLPSDVAAISLEAIAKTLDSGTLQTCEYQLATPLGVRDYEARLVVSGADEVLAIVRDITERKQAEVALQNLAQKFAKAFSCSPDSITISTLQTGRFIEVNDSFVELSGYQRDEAIGKTSFELNLWVDDDDRLKLVQELQATGVVRNLEVEFRQKFGKTITTLLSAEVIDLDGIPSILAVHHDITERKQVEAQFRLAAQRDRLLAETLVRIRSSLNLEEILQTTVTEVRQFLQTDRVFIGLNNTNLGVRTLAESVDPKYPSVLGWSTNDEAYLQEVRNLLKDNLVRVVEDITQMSVSPKVQAHCRKFQTQASLAVPIMLDNELFGALIANQCSGSRHWQPIEIDLLQQMSEQVAIAIQQSQIYQKLAELNTNLEHQVEERTAQLQQKMQEVETLHRIKDVVLHTVAHDLRTSVMGNLMVLKNLLNQKVGSREQGEKFSPLPPAPRPSASSQSPIPVSRSIIERMIQGNDRQLAMINSLLEMNSSEKQGMHIKPEPMQFNILLRGIFTQLEPMLTQNQVTLKNLVPADLPLVMTDGTLLQKVLINLITYSLQNNPPGLNLILSTTVEGGMLRTQIQDDGVVMSKVECDRLFDLHVRDPQDCCSTSIGLKMYLCRKAIESHGGEIGVISNRKRGLTFWFTLPLFTSSATNRP, from the coding sequence ATGGCTATGATTACCTTGAGTATTATGCCAATTGCTTATATATCAAAGGGTCTAAGAGTGGATGAAATTGTAAAATCACCGTATAAACTAGATTTCCCAACAGACAAAATCACTCTGTTGGAAACAGTTGCTGCCAATTTACCGGGGATGATTTTCCAAATTCGGCAACGGCAGGATGGATCTATATTTATCCCTTATATTAGTTCTGGTTGTGAATATTTGTATGAATTACAACCAGAGGCTGTACAGGCAGACTTCCAGGTGCTATATAAATTGATTCATCCACAAGATATAAAAGCTTTTACAGAATCTATTGCTGTTTGTAGTAATACTCTTACACCTTGGCATTGGGAAGGTCGCATCATTACGCCTAGTGGCAAACTGAAGTGGATTCAAGGTACTTCCCAACCGCAACCACAAAAAGAAGGCGATTTGCTTTGGGATGGCTTAATTATAGATATTACAGACCGTAAACAAGTAGAAGCAAAATTGCAAGAAAGTGAGGCGCGGTATCAAGCAATTTTAGATGCTATTCCTGATTTGATGTTTCGCATTAGCCGCGATGGTGAGTATCTAGATTTGAAAAGTGAAGGAGCAAATGTCACTCTTTCGAGAGAAGAAATAGTTGGGAAACACGTCAAGGAATTATTGCCTAGTGATGTCGCAGCTATTAGCTTGGAAGCGATCGCTAAAACTTTAGATTCGGGAACTTTACAAACCTGTGAATATCAGCTAGCAACGCCTTTAGGAGTCAGAGATTATGAGGCGCGGTTGGTAGTGAGTGGCGCAGACGAAGTCCTAGCAATTGTCCGAGATATCACAGAACGCAAACAAGCAGAAGTAGCTTTACAAAACCTGGCTCAGAAATTTGCCAAAGCTTTTAGTTGCAGCCCCGATTCAATTACCATTAGTACACTGCAAACAGGACGCTTCATCGAAGTTAACGACAGTTTTGTAGAACTCTCAGGTTATCAGCGAGATGAGGCGATTGGTAAAACTTCCTTTGAGTTAAATCTTTGGGTAGACGATGACGATCGCTTAAAGTTGGTACAGGAGTTGCAAGCCACAGGAGTTGTTCGCAACTTGGAAGTTGAATTTCGGCAAAAGTTTGGCAAGACAATTACAACACTGCTTTCAGCCGAAGTCATTGATTTGGATGGTATTCCTTCCATTTTAGCAGTCCATCACGACATTACAGAACGCAAACAGGTAGAAGCGCAGTTCCGCCTAGCAGCACAACGCGATCGCTTATTGGCAGAAACCTTAGTAAGAATTCGATCTTCGCTGAATTTAGAAGAAATTCTGCAAACCACTGTAACGGAAGTCAGACAATTTCTGCAAACAGATCGAGTTTTTATTGGTTTAAATAATACCAATTTAGGAGTCAGAACTCTTGCCGAATCAGTAGATCCCAAGTATCCATCAGTCTTAGGTTGGTCTACGAATGATGAAGCTTATCTCCAAGAAGTGCGAAACTTACTAAAAGATAATCTTGTGCGTGTCGTTGAAGACATCACACAAATGTCAGTATCTCCCAAAGTCCAAGCACACTGTCGAAAATTTCAAACGCAGGCCAGCTTGGCTGTACCAATTATGCTAGACAACGAATTATTTGGTGCTTTAATTGCCAATCAATGCTCAGGTTCGCGTCATTGGCAGCCAATAGAAATTGATTTGTTACAGCAGATGTCAGAACAAGTTGCGATCGCCATTCAGCAAAGTCAGATATACCAAAAACTCGCAGAACTCAACACTAATTTAGAACACCAAGTAGAAGAACGGACAGCACAGTTGCAGCAAAAAATGCAAGAAGTTGAAACATTGCATCGCATTAAAGATGTTGTTTTACACACAGTTGCCCATGATTTACGCACTTCAGTCATGGGTAACTTGATGGTATTAAAAAATTTGTTAAATCAGAAAGTGGGGAGTAGGGAGCAGGGAGAAAAGTTTTCCCCTCTGCCCCCTGCACCCCGCCCCTCTGCCTCTTCCCAATCCCCAATTCCAGTATCTCGCTCAATAATCGAGCGGATGATTCAAGGCAACGATCGCCAATTGGCAATGATTAACTCATTGCTAGAAATGAATTCCTCGGAAAAACAGGGTATGCACATAAAACCTGAACCTATGCAATTTAACATCCTACTGAGAGGAATATTCACCCAGTTGGAACCCATGCTGACACAAAATCAAGTGACTCTGAAGAACTTGGTTCCCGCAGATTTACCCTTGGTAATGACAGATGGGACTCTGTTACAAAAAGTTTTGATAAATTTAATAACATATAGCTTGCAAAATAATCCACCAGGATTAAATTTAATTCTGAGTACCACCGTTGAGGGCGGAATGCTTCGCACTCAGATTCAAGATGATGGTGTGGTAATGAGTAAAGTAGAATGCGATCGCCTTTTCGATCTCCATGTCCGCGATCCCCAAGACTGTTGTTCTACAAGCATTGGCTTAAAAATGTATCTTTGTCGCAAAGCTATTGAGTCACATGGCGGCGAAATCGGTGTTATCAGTAACCGCAAGCGCGGATTAACTTTCTGGTTTACATTACCTCTCTTCACTTCATCCGCAACAAATCGCCCATAA
- the ada gene encoding bifunctional DNA-binding transcriptional regulator/O6-methylguanine-DNA methyltransferase Ada, with protein sequence MELQQTQFLEEILWQAVLNRDSTFEGKFFYGVCSTGVYCRPICPSRRPNRNQVCFFQSAQEAQNAGFRPCKRCQPQSETVPNPAKAKVLEVCRYIKTHVDYIPTLSELSSQVEMSPSYLQRIFKQIIGVSPFQYADALRSQRLKQRLQLGEEIADAVYDTGYGSSSQLYEKAPKQLGMTPKTYQQAGKTLSIVYAIAPCSLGYLLVATTDKGICAVKLGDEADKLEHILIQEFHQAYIIRDDRTHKDWIQAILDLIAGDETHLDLPLDVRGTAFQKQVWQALQKIPYSETRTYTDIARDIAKPKAVRAVGNACGANPIAIIVPCHRVLRSDGSIGGYRWGLERKQKLLLQESKLLKDDSNT encoded by the coding sequence ATGGAATTACAACAGACACAATTTTTGGAAGAAATTCTTTGGCAAGCAGTTCTCAATCGAGACTCGACTTTTGAGGGTAAGTTTTTCTATGGTGTTTGCTCTACAGGCGTTTATTGCCGACCTATTTGCCCTAGTCGCAGACCAAATCGCAATCAAGTTTGTTTCTTCCAGTCGGCACAAGAGGCTCAAAACGCAGGTTTTCGACCTTGTAAGCGCTGTCAACCACAATCTGAAACAGTTCCAAATCCAGCTAAAGCAAAAGTTTTAGAAGTATGCCGATATATTAAAACACACGTTGACTACATCCCAACCCTCTCGGAATTATCCTCTCAGGTGGAAATGAGTCCCAGTTATTTGCAAAGGATATTTAAGCAAATTATTGGCGTATCCCCTTTTCAATATGCAGATGCGCTGCGTAGCCAACGATTGAAACAGCGTCTTCAGTTAGGAGAAGAAATTGCTGATGCAGTTTACGACACGGGTTATGGTTCAAGTAGTCAACTGTATGAGAAAGCACCTAAACAACTGGGAATGACACCAAAGACTTACCAACAAGCTGGAAAAACCCTCAGCATTGTTTATGCGATCGCTCCATGTTCGCTAGGATATTTACTGGTAGCAACAACAGATAAGGGTATCTGCGCCGTTAAACTAGGTGATGAAGCAGACAAGCTGGAACACATTTTAATCCAGGAATTTCACCAAGCGTACATCATCCGTGACGATCGCACACACAAAGATTGGATACAAGCAATCCTCGACTTGATTGCGGGAGATGAAACACATCTCGATTTACCCCTTGATGTTCGTGGGACAGCATTTCAGAAACAAGTTTGGCAAGCATTACAAAAAATTCCCTATAGCGAAACTCGTACATATACTGATATCGCTCGTGATATTGCCAAACCAAAGGCAGTCCGGGCGGTGGGAAATGCTTGTGGGGCTAACCCGATCGCAATTATAGTACCGTGTCATCGGGTGCTGCGGAGTGATGGTAGTATTGGTGGTTATCGCTGGGGACTTGAACGCAAACAAAAACTGCTTTTACAAGAATCGAAATTGCTCAAAGATGACTCAAACACCTGA
- a CDS encoding DNA-3-methyladenine glycosylase family protein: MTQTPELESLTEESLSRGLMVLANLDRDLARILETLGSPPIWSREPGFATLLCIILEQQVSLAAARAVFNRLSGVLVPLTPENFLTLDDAQLKGIGFSRQKILYCRGLANTIATGQLDLSKLETMDEVTIRTELKRLKGIGDWTVDIYLLMALQRPDVFPKGDLAIAIAFQKLKNLATRPTPVQLEAMTQHWRPWRAIGARLLWHYYLSNANGKSVTVYP; encoded by the coding sequence ATGACTCAAACACCTGAACTAGAATCGTTGACTGAAGAAAGTCTTAGCCGTGGTTTAATGGTGCTTGCCAATCTCGATCGCGATTTGGCTCGGATTTTAGAAACACTGGGGTCTCCACCAATATGGTCAAGAGAACCAGGTTTTGCAACGCTGTTGTGCATAATTCTGGAACAGCAAGTTTCCTTAGCGGCTGCAAGGGCTGTATTTAACCGTTTATCCGGGGTTCTTGTACCGCTAACGCCAGAAAACTTTTTAACATTAGATGATGCTCAATTAAAAGGGATTGGATTCAGTCGGCAAAAAATTCTATACTGTCGTGGATTGGCGAATACGATCGCAACTGGCCAGCTTGACCTGAGCAAGCTAGAAACAATGGACGAAGTTACGATCAGAACTGAGTTAAAGCGGCTCAAAGGGATCGGAGACTGGACAGTTGATATTTATTTGCTGATGGCGTTACAACGTCCTGATGTCTTTCCTAAAGGCGATTTAGCGATCGCGATCGCTTTCCAAAAACTCAAAAACTTGGCAACCCGTCCAACACCCGTACAACTAGAAGCGATGACACAGCACTGGCGACCGTGGCGGGCTATTGGTGCAAGACTTTTATGGCACTACTACTTGAGTAATGCCAATGGTAAGTCGGTTACAGTTTACCCGTGA
- the dapF gene encoding diaminopimelate epimerase, whose translation MAIEFTKYHGLGNDFILIDNRSSSEPVLTPEQAIKLCDRHFGIGADGVIFALPGENGTDYTMRIFNSDGSEPEMCGNGIRCLAGFLAELEGESRNKDSYRIHTLAGVMIPQILPNGQVKVDMGLPRLLAGEIPTILAPAEEKVISLSLEVAGQTWEVTCVSMGNPHCITFVEDVAAIELERIGPKFEYDPAFPQRINTEFIQVVGRDYLKMRVWERGAGITLACGTGACASLVAGVLTGKCDRTATIELPGGPLQIEWSEVDQRVYMTGPAQKVFTGKL comes from the coding sequence ATGGCAATCGAATTTACTAAGTATCATGGTCTGGGCAACGATTTTATTCTCATTGACAATCGCTCGTCATCTGAGCCTGTATTGACCCCAGAGCAAGCCATCAAGTTGTGCGATCGCCATTTTGGTATCGGTGCTGATGGTGTAATTTTTGCCCTACCTGGGGAAAATGGCACAGACTACACCATGCGGATTTTTAATTCCGATGGTTCGGAACCCGAAATGTGTGGCAATGGCATTCGCTGTTTAGCTGGCTTTTTAGCAGAGTTAGAAGGTGAATCCCGCAATAAAGACTCATATCGCATTCATACCCTAGCTGGTGTGATGATTCCCCAAATCTTGCCTAATGGTCAAGTAAAGGTGGATATGGGTTTACCCAGATTACTGGCTGGCGAAATTCCTACCATTCTTGCACCTGCTGAAGAAAAAGTAATTTCTCTGTCGTTGGAGGTGGCGGGGCAAACTTGGGAAGTCACTTGTGTCAGTATGGGAAATCCTCACTGCATTACCTTTGTGGAAGATGTCGCAGCAATTGAGCTAGAAAGAATCGGCCCTAAATTTGAGTATGACCCAGCTTTTCCCCAACGCATAAATACCGAATTTATTCAAGTGGTGGGTCGTGACTATTTGAAAATGCGGGTGTGGGAACGGGGTGCTGGGATTACATTAGCTTGTGGGACTGGTGCTTGTGCTTCTTTGGTGGCTGGAGTGTTAACTGGGAAATGCGATCGCACCGCCACTATCGAATTACCAGGTGGCCCCTTACAAATTGAATGGTCAGAAGTAGACCAACGGGTTTACATGACAGGCCCGGCGCAGAAGGTATTCACGGGTAAACTGTAA
- a CDS encoding Hfq-related RNA-binding protein: MLTEFDTTLPSIRQVQNLIKQTTPVELKLLTQDVLTGKVLWQDPQCICIADENSQQTTIWKHAIAYIKPKTT, encoded by the coding sequence ATGCTTACTGAATTTGACACCACTTTACCCAGTATTAGACAAGTCCAAAACCTGATTAAACAAACAACGCCAGTAGAGTTAAAGCTACTGACTCAAGATGTACTCACCGGAAAGGTTTTATGGCAAGACCCACAGTGTATCTGTATTGCTGATGAAAACAGTCAGCAAACCACTATTTGGAAACATGCGATTGCATACATCAAACCGAAAACAACTTAG
- the ychF gene encoding redox-regulated ATPase YchF — MLRAGIVGLPNVGKSTLFNAVVANAKAEAANFPFCTIEPNVGVVAVPDERLNVLAKIASSVQTIPARVEFVDIAGLVKGASQGEGLGNQFLSHIREVDAIVHVVRCFENDDIIHVAGSVDPARDIEIINIELGLSDLSQIERRIDRTRKQARTSKDAQFEITVLEKLAAALNEGKSVRQVSLNEEEAVIIKGLELLTYKPIIYAANVSEDELATGNHFVETVRQIASTENAQVVIVSAQVEAELVELPESDKADFLESLGVEEGGLKSLIRATYMLLGLRTYFTCGPKETRAWTINAGMSAPQAAGVIHSDFERGFIRAETVAYKDLVTTGSMNAAKEKGLVRSEGKEYVVQEGDVMLFRFNV, encoded by the coding sequence ATGCTAAGAGCCGGAATTGTCGGACTTCCCAACGTCGGAAAATCTACTTTGTTTAATGCTGTAGTTGCTAATGCCAAGGCAGAAGCAGCTAACTTCCCTTTTTGCACGATTGAACCGAATGTCGGCGTTGTCGCAGTACCGGATGAACGGTTAAATGTTCTTGCTAAGATTGCCAGTTCGGTACAAACTATCCCGGCGCGGGTGGAATTTGTAGATATTGCCGGTTTAGTTAAAGGTGCAAGTCAGGGTGAGGGACTAGGCAATCAATTCCTGTCCCACATCCGGGAAGTTGATGCGATCGTCCATGTGGTACGTTGTTTTGAAAATGACGATATTATCCACGTTGCTGGTTCTGTTGACCCAGCACGAGATATTGAAATCATTAATATAGAACTGGGTTTATCAGATTTATCACAAATTGAGCGGCGAATTGACCGGACTCGCAAACAAGCTCGTACTAGCAAGGATGCACAGTTTGAAATCACAGTTTTAGAAAAATTAGCTGCGGCTTTAAATGAAGGAAAATCGGTGCGTCAGGTAAGCTTGAATGAAGAAGAAGCTGTAATTATTAAAGGGTTGGAACTGCTCACTTATAAACCGATTATTTACGCCGCCAATGTATCTGAGGATGAGTTGGCAACTGGTAATCATTTTGTGGAAACAGTACGGCAAATTGCATCTACAGAAAACGCCCAAGTTGTGATAGTTTCTGCCCAGGTTGAAGCTGAGTTAGTAGAATTACCAGAGTCAGATAAGGCTGATTTTCTTGAATCTTTGGGTGTAGAAGAAGGTGGTTTGAAATCATTGATTCGGGCAACTTATATGCTTCTAGGCTTGCGGACATATTTTACCTGCGGCCCCAAAGAAACCCGCGCTTGGACAATTAATGCCGGAATGTCTGCACCTCAAGCGGCTGGTGTAATCCACAGCGATTTTGAGCGGGGATTTATTCGCGCTGAAACTGTCGCTTATAAAGATTTGGTAACAACTGGTTCGATGAATGCGGCGAAGGAAAAAGGGTTGGTTCGTAGTGAAGGGAAAGAGTATGTTGTGCAAGAAGGGGATGTAATGTTGTTCCGATTTAATGTGTAG
- the yidD gene encoding membrane protein insertion efficiency factor YidD — protein sequence MKLLFIWLIRGYRMFISPLFLPTCRFQPTCSMYAIEAIERFGVLRGSWMATRRILRCHPFHPGGYDPVPEVVEKVREPNEG from the coding sequence ATGAAACTATTATTTATTTGGCTGATTCGGGGCTACCGAATGTTTATATCGCCGTTGTTTCTCCCGACTTGTCGCTTTCAACCAACTTGCTCAATGTATGCTATTGAAGCCATTGAACGATTTGGAGTGTTGCGTGGTAGCTGGATGGCAACTCGGCGGATTTTGCGCTGTCATCCGTTTCATCCAGGTGGTTACGATCCAGTGCCAGAGGTGGTAGAAAAGGTAAGAGAGCCGAATGAGGGGTGA
- a CDS encoding diacylglycerol/polyprenol kinase family protein, giving the protein MLTTFSDFTSIPVLWLQIAITAIWVLLILVIAWLVNRFTDEPEIVRKIVHIGTGNVILLAWWLDIPASVGITASILASAITLLSYRLPILPGINSVGRQSLGTFFYSISFGILVASFWYLQQPQYAALGILIMTWGDGLAALIGQRFGTHKYKVFGTQKSWEGSLTMMLVSYLISILILVGTQGNSWQTWVISLAVAFIATGLEAFSFLGIDNLTVPLGSAALAFFLSQLVLNY; this is encoded by the coding sequence TTGTTAACTACATTTTCTGACTTCACCTCAATTCCGGTTTTATGGCTGCAAATTGCGATTACTGCAATTTGGGTATTACTCATCCTCGTGATTGCATGGTTGGTAAACCGCTTCACCGACGAGCCAGAAATTGTGCGGAAGATAGTTCATATTGGCACTGGTAACGTGATTTTACTTGCTTGGTGGCTAGATATTCCCGCCAGTGTAGGGATTACAGCTTCCATTTTAGCGAGTGCAATCACCTTATTATCCTACCGATTGCCTATTCTTCCTGGTATTAATAGCGTTGGACGGCAAAGTTTGGGAACATTTTTTTACTCTATCAGTTTTGGTATTTTAGTTGCTTCTTTTTGGTACTTACAACAACCCCAATACGCAGCACTAGGAATTTTGATCATGACTTGGGGAGATGGACTAGCAGCCTTAATTGGGCAACGTTTTGGTACACACAAGTATAAAGTCTTTGGTACACAAAAAAGTTGGGAAGGTTCCCTAACTATGATGCTCGTTAGCTATCTCATCAGTATTTTGATTTTAGTTGGAACTCAAGGAAACAGTTGGCAAACTTGGGTAATATCACTCGCGGTTGCATTTATCGCTACTGGTTTAGAGGCTTTTTCGTTTTTGGGTATTGACAATTTGACAGTGCCTTTAGGTAGTGCAGCCCTTGCCTTCTTTTTAAGTCAATTAGTCTTGAATTACTAA
- a CDS encoding Uma2 family endonuclease: protein MVQQVLINDDDYYVPDANQLVTEDDTPVDNFASAKQQRLLIGSLYSSLQNQTFLAEANIGIYYTDLQPPIVPDIFLSLDVQVPENWWEKQNRCYMVWRFGKPPEVVLEIVSNKEGDELGKKLRIYEHMRASYYIVYDPNQQLAEKILHIYELRGTRYFETSETWLEQVGLGITLWKGKFEDRQDIWLRWCYQDGTALLTGDERAEQERQRAEEAEQRTQILAERLRAMGIDPETL from the coding sequence ATGGTTCAGCAAGTTCTAATCAATGATGATGATTACTATGTGCCAGATGCCAACCAGCTAGTAACTGAAGATGATACACCTGTGGATAATTTTGCATCTGCCAAACAACAACGCCTTTTAATCGGGTCTCTTTACAGTTCTCTACAAAACCAAACTTTTTTAGCTGAAGCTAATATAGGTATTTACTACACAGACCTTCAGCCTCCCATTGTACCTGATATTTTTCTTAGCTTAGATGTTCAAGTACCTGAAAATTGGTGGGAAAAACAAAATCGTTGTTATATGGTTTGGCGTTTTGGCAAACCTCCCGAAGTTGTCCTCGAAATTGTCTCTAACAAAGAAGGTGATGAACTGGGCAAAAAACTGCGAATTTATGAACACATGCGGGCTAGTTACTACATCGTATATGATCCAAATCAGCAATTAGCAGAAAAAATACTGCATATTTATGAACTTAGGGGAACACGCTACTTTGAAACTTCAGAAACTTGGTTAGAACAAGTTGGTTTAGGTATAACTTTGTGGAAAGGTAAATTTGAAGATAGGCAGGATATTTGGTTACGCTGGTGCTACCAAGATGGTACTGCTTTGCTAACTGGAGATGAACGCGCAGAACAGGAACGACAACGCGCAGAAGAAGCTGAACAACGCACCCAAATTTTAGCAGAACGGCTACGAGCTATGGGCATCGATCCCGAAACTCTTTAG